The window CCAAAAATATAGATATAAATAATGCATATATCATGGGTATGAGATAGCCAATATAAGTACTGTATATATCTTTAAAAGCATCATATTTCTGAAAAAAGCTTTGTATTAATATGAGTATTATTCCAGCTCCTAAAAATTTCAAAAAAGTCCATTTCTTTTCCACTATTCTCGCCTACCTTATTACGAAATCTAAATCCTCCCCATTACTGCTGTTTTTTGAATCCCCTACTATCTTTATTAAAAGTCTATCAGGAACACCTATTATAACTTCTCCAGGATCTTTTATCCAGCCTTGTTTTACATTTAGTTTCAAGGGCGAATTAGAAGTTGTAACTCTTACCATATTATCTTTAAATTTAACATTTACTCCTCCAAGATTTGTATCAACAAAAATATCTCTTTCTTCTTCTTGCAGTGGATATACATACTGCAGATCTCCATCTACA of the Fusobacterium sp. genome contains:
- a CDS encoding NusG domain II-containing protein, whose protein sequence is MKRKAKYFKIGDLIIYSFLLFFFITLGINITELSQEKASKVEIYVDGDLQYVYPLQEEERDIFVDTNLGGVNVKFKDNMVRVTTSNSPLKLNVKQGWIKDPGEVIIGVPDRLLIKIVGDSKNSSNGEDLDFVIR